One Saccharopolyspora erythraea NRRL 2338 genomic region harbors:
- a CDS encoding zinc-binding dehydrogenase, giving the protein MDMRVVWASGFGGPDVLVAGRAEAPVAGPGQVVVAVEAVSITFVETQIRRGESPGPPLPEAPYVPGNAIAGRVMATGGGVAPAWRGKRVVTETVDDNGGYAEQAPAAVEDLLSVPDGLGLPEAAALLHDGSTALGLFDNAGIRAGEWVLVEAAAGGLGSLLVQLARAAGARVIGAARGERKLDVVRGLGAEVVVDYSEPDWTDRLRDTPPTLVFDGVGGAIGRAAFECLAPGGRFSIHGAASGAVTALADGEARRRGVTVLGLEQLFCLRTGMRDRVQRALAEAAAGRLTPTIGQTYPLEQAAEAHAAIESRSVIGKTLLLP; this is encoded by the coding sequence ATGGACATGCGCGTGGTGTGGGCGAGCGGATTCGGGGGTCCGGACGTGCTGGTGGCGGGGCGGGCCGAGGCACCGGTGGCCGGGCCCGGACAGGTGGTGGTGGCGGTGGAGGCCGTCTCGATCACCTTCGTGGAGACCCAGATCCGCCGGGGCGAGTCTCCGGGGCCGCCGCTGCCGGAGGCGCCCTACGTACCGGGCAACGCCATCGCCGGGCGGGTGATGGCCACCGGTGGGGGTGTGGCCCCGGCGTGGCGGGGCAAGCGGGTGGTCACCGAGACCGTCGACGACAACGGCGGCTACGCCGAGCAGGCGCCGGCCGCGGTGGAGGACCTGCTGTCGGTGCCCGACGGGCTGGGCCTGCCCGAGGCGGCGGCGCTGCTGCACGACGGCAGCACCGCGCTCGGGCTGTTCGACAACGCCGGGATCCGGGCGGGCGAATGGGTGCTGGTGGAGGCCGCGGCGGGTGGCCTGGGCAGCCTGCTGGTGCAGTTGGCCCGCGCGGCGGGAGCGCGCGTCATCGGTGCGGCACGCGGCGAGCGCAAGCTCGACGTGGTGCGCGGGCTCGGGGCGGAGGTCGTGGTGGACTACTCCGAGCCGGACTGGACCGACCGGCTGCGCGACACGCCTCCGACGCTGGTCTTCGACGGCGTGGGCGGTGCGATCGGCCGCGCGGCCTTCGAATGCCTCGCACCAGGCGGCCGGTTCTCCATCCACGGCGCGGCCAGCGGCGCGGTCACCGCCCTCGCCGACGGCGAAGCGCGGCGGCGCGGCGTCACCGTGCTCGGGCTGGAGCAACTGTTCTGCCTGCGCACCGGGATGCGCGACCGCGTCCAGCGGGCCCTGGCCGAAGCGGCGGCGGGACGCCTGACCCCGACCATCGGCCAGACCTACCCGCTGGAGCAGGCCGCCGAGGCCCACGCGGCCATCGAATCCCGCAGCGTCATCGGCAAAACCCTGCTGCTGCCCTGA
- a CDS encoding alpha-mannosidase produces the protein MHDDRSIVEKRLERVLAERLRPALHTASTPCEVAVWHVPGEPVPVEEALAADYDPAAIGDRWGPAWGTSWFRISATVPEQWAGLAVEAVVDLGFDDDRAGFQSEGLVYLPDGRPVKGLNPRNTFIPVGPDAAGQRRTWFVEAAANPLILCPEGFRPTPLGDPATAGPDPLYRLERADLAVLDQTVWNLVQDTEVLDQLMRELPTDSPRRHEILRALERMLDALDLHDVPGSAAAARSQLAEVLARPAHASAHVLSAVGHAHIDSAWLWPLRETVRKVARTVANVTALMPEHPEFRFAMSQAQQLDWVKRHHPALFERVREHVRGGQFVPVGGMWVESDTNMPGSEAMARQFVHGKRFYLEEFGIDTQEVWLPDSFGYSAALPQLVVASGSRWFLTQKISWSQTNKFPHHTFWWEGIDGTRVFTHFPPVDTYNSELSGGELAHAARNFAEHGFATRSLVPFGHGDGGGGPTREMLARAYRTADLEGSPKVRLESPQAFFEAAHADHRAPAVWSGELYLEFHRGTYTSQARTKQGNRRSEHLLREAELWCATAAVAAGHDYPHEDLDRLWKTVLLHQFHDILPGSSIAWVHREAEAAYRRVAVELEEIIGAAQRVLAGPAGAQQITFNAAPHARNGVPAMAAGPAQEGAAPTVARQPDGTILLDNGLVHASIDHRGLLTSVHDSTAEREALAPGAAGNLLQLHADHPNEWDAWDIDEFYRHQVRDLTEFDTIDLDDTGVVIRRSVGCSTITQRISLAAGVRRVDVDTEVDWHESEKLLKVAFPLDVHADRSASEIQFGHVHRPTHTNTSWDAAKFEICAHRWIHVGEPGYGHAVTNDSTYGHDVTRDTRPDGGTTTTVRLSLLRAPRFPDPDTDHGVHRLHYSLVVGADIADAVREGYRRNLPERTLPGTRTVEPLVEVDDDAVVVESVKLADDRSGDVVVRLYESRGGRARARLSTTFAADSVTRTDLLERPVEEPSGATDALELRLRPFEIVTLRFTRRDR, from the coding sequence ATGCACGACGACCGCAGCATTGTCGAAAAGCGACTGGAACGCGTGCTCGCCGAACGCCTGCGGCCGGCCCTGCACACCGCGAGCACCCCGTGCGAGGTCGCGGTGTGGCACGTGCCGGGCGAACCGGTGCCGGTGGAGGAAGCGCTGGCCGCCGACTACGACCCCGCCGCGATCGGCGACCGGTGGGGTCCGGCCTGGGGCACCAGCTGGTTCCGCATCAGCGCCACCGTCCCCGAGCAGTGGGCGGGTCTGGCCGTGGAGGCCGTGGTCGACCTCGGTTTCGACGACGACCGCGCCGGGTTCCAGTCCGAGGGACTCGTCTACCTGCCCGACGGCCGGCCGGTGAAAGGGCTCAACCCGCGCAACACCTTCATCCCCGTGGGCCCCGACGCCGCCGGGCAGCGGCGCACCTGGTTCGTCGAGGCCGCCGCCAACCCGCTGATCCTGTGCCCCGAGGGCTTCCGGCCCACCCCGCTGGGCGACCCGGCCACCGCCGGACCCGACCCGCTGTACCGGTTGGAGCGCGCCGATCTGGCGGTGCTGGACCAGACGGTGTGGAACCTGGTGCAGGACACCGAGGTCCTCGACCAGCTCATGCGCGAGCTGCCCACCGACAGCCCCCGCCGCCACGAGATCCTGCGCGCCCTGGAACGCATGCTCGACGCCCTGGACCTGCACGACGTGCCCGGCAGCGCCGCGGCGGCCCGCTCCCAGCTCGCCGAGGTGCTCGCCCGGCCGGCGCACGCCAGCGCCCACGTGCTCTCGGCGGTCGGCCACGCCCACATCGACTCGGCTTGGCTGTGGCCGCTGCGCGAGACGGTGCGCAAGGTCGCGCGCACCGTCGCCAACGTCACCGCCCTGATGCCCGAGCACCCCGAGTTCCGCTTCGCGATGTCGCAGGCCCAGCAGCTGGACTGGGTCAAGCGCCACCACCCCGCGCTGTTCGAACGGGTCCGCGAGCACGTGCGCGGCGGCCAGTTCGTGCCGGTCGGCGGGATGTGGGTGGAGTCCGACACCAACATGCCCGGCTCGGAGGCGATGGCCCGGCAGTTCGTGCACGGCAAGCGCTTCTACCTGGAGGAGTTCGGCATCGACACCCAGGAGGTGTGGCTGCCCGACTCCTTCGGCTACAGCGCCGCCCTGCCCCAGCTGGTGGTGGCGTCAGGATCGCGGTGGTTCCTGACCCAAAAGATCTCCTGGAGCCAGACCAACAAGTTTCCGCACCACACCTTCTGGTGGGAGGGCATCGACGGCACCCGGGTGTTCACCCACTTCCCGCCCGTCGACACCTACAACTCCGAGCTCTCCGGCGGCGAGCTGGCCCACGCGGCGCGCAACTTCGCCGAGCACGGCTTCGCCACCCGCTCCCTGGTGCCCTTCGGTCACGGCGACGGCGGCGGCGGGCCCACCCGCGAGATGCTGGCGCGCGCCTACCGCACCGCCGACCTGGAGGGCTCGCCGAAGGTCCGCCTGGAGTCCCCGCAGGCGTTCTTCGAGGCCGCCCACGCCGACCACCGGGCCCCCGCGGTGTGGTCGGGCGAGCTGTACCTGGAGTTCCACCGCGGCACCTACACCTCCCAGGCCCGCACCAAGCAGGGCAACCGGCGCAGCGAGCACCTGCTGCGGGAGGCCGAGCTGTGGTGCGCCACGGCCGCGGTGGCCGCCGGGCACGACTACCCCCACGAGGACCTGGACCGGCTGTGGAAGACGGTGCTGCTGCACCAGTTCCACGACATCCTGCCGGGCTCGTCGATCGCCTGGGTGCACCGCGAGGCCGAGGCGGCCTACCGGCGGGTGGCGGTGGAGCTGGAGGAGATCATCGGCGCCGCGCAACGCGTGCTGGCCGGCCCCGCCGGGGCGCAGCAGATCACCTTCAACGCCGCACCGCACGCCCGCAACGGCGTGCCTGCCATGGCCGCCGGACCCGCGCAGGAAGGCGCCGCGCCCACGGTGGCGCGCCAGCCCGACGGCACGATCCTGCTCGACAACGGCCTGGTGCACGCCAGCATCGACCACCGGGGCCTGCTGACCTCGGTGCACGACAGCACCGCCGAGCGCGAGGCGCTGGCGCCGGGGGCGGCGGGCAACCTGCTGCAACTGCACGCCGACCACCCCAACGAGTGGGACGCCTGGGACATCGACGAGTTCTACCGCCACCAGGTCCGCGACCTCACCGAGTTCGACACCATCGACCTCGACGACACCGGCGTGGTCATCCGCCGCAGCGTCGGCTGCTCCACGATCACCCAGCGGATCAGCCTGGCCGCGGGGGTGCGGCGGGTCGACGTCGACACCGAGGTCGACTGGCACGAGTCGGAGAAGCTGCTCAAGGTCGCCTTCCCGCTGGACGTGCACGCCGACCGGTCGGCATCGGAGATCCAGTTCGGCCACGTGCACCGCCCCACCCACACCAACACCTCCTGGGACGCGGCGAAGTTCGAGATCTGCGCCCACCGCTGGATCCACGTCGGCGAGCCCGGCTACGGCCACGCGGTGACCAACGACTCCACCTACGGCCACGACGTCACCCGCGACACCCGGCCCGACGGCGGCACGACCACCACGGTCCGGCTGTCGCTGCTGCGCGCGCCGCGGTTCCCCGACCCCGACACCGACCACGGCGTGCACCGCCTGCACTACAGCCTCGTCGTCGGCGCCGACATCGCCGACGCGGTGCGCGAGGGCTACCGCCGCAACCTGCCCGAGCGGACCTTGCCCGGCACCCGCACCGTGGAGCCGCTGGTGGAGGTCGACGACGACGCGGTGGTCGTGGAGTCGGTCAAGCTGGCCGACGACCGCAGCGGTGACGTGGTGGTCCGCCTCTACGAGTCGCGGGGCGGGCGGGCCAGGGCGCGGCTGTCGACGACGTTCGCCGCGGACTCGGTGACCCGCACCGACCTGCTGGAACGTCCGGTGGAGGAGCCATCGGGCGCCACCGACGCGCTGGAACTGCGGCTGCGGCCGTTCGAGATCGTGACGCTGAGGTTCACCAGGCGGGATCGGTGA
- a CDS encoding gamma carbonic anhydrase family protein, whose amino-acid sequence MTQQIFTLAIDGHEPEIDPGAWAAPGASLIGRVRLVAGASVWYATVLRGDTEWITIGADTNVQDGCVVHADPGFPTTVGSGVTVGHRAVLHGCTVGDHALIGMGAVLLNGSKVGEGSLVAAGTVLLEGAEVPPGSLVAGTPGKVRRELTDDERAGLRVSAQQYVQNAGRHRDALGG is encoded by the coding sequence ATGACCCAGCAGATCTTCACCCTGGCCATCGACGGGCACGAGCCCGAGATCGACCCCGGCGCCTGGGCCGCGCCGGGCGCCAGCCTCATCGGGCGCGTCCGGCTCGTCGCCGGCGCCAGCGTCTGGTACGCCACCGTGCTGCGCGGTGACACCGAGTGGATCACCATCGGCGCCGACACCAACGTCCAGGACGGCTGCGTCGTGCACGCCGACCCGGGCTTTCCCACCACCGTGGGCAGCGGCGTCACCGTGGGTCACCGGGCGGTGCTGCACGGCTGCACCGTCGGCGACCACGCGCTGATCGGGATGGGCGCGGTGCTGCTCAACGGCTCGAAGGTCGGCGAGGGGTCGCTGGTGGCCGCCGGGACCGTGCTGCTGGAAGGCGCCGAGGTCCCGCCGGGAAGCCTGGTGGCCGGCACCCCGGGCAAGGTGCGCCGCGAGCTCACCGACGACGAACGCGCGGGGCTGCGCGTCTCGGCCCAGCAGTACGTCCAGAACGCGGGCCGCCACCGCGACGCACTCGGCGGGTAA
- a CDS encoding GntR family transcriptional regulator has product MVSGSSDDSTASGVRAPSIVGPPSLVDLAAATLRRMIVGGELLCGQRIVENRLTHELGISRPPLREALRTLEREGLVRQVPRKGVIVTPLTLHDIYEIFTLRAEFERLAVRLGVPVREQARLRRCSEALRAMGEAADAGDEPRYAECAFEFHVSIVGLSGHRRLEDAYRSLQLQMMLAMALNRRARQPTETLSEDIARHRQLLEAVRTGDPDTVLRELGSHGDRSFLEGIESEVEGHTEVALQWLRRQRENQETR; this is encoded by the coding sequence ATGGTGAGCGGATCTTCGGACGACAGCACCGCAAGCGGCGTGCGCGCCCCCAGCATCGTCGGCCCGCCGAGCCTGGTGGACCTGGCCGCGGCCACCCTGCGCCGCATGATCGTCGGCGGTGAGCTGCTCTGCGGTCAGCGGATCGTGGAGAACCGCCTCACCCACGAGCTGGGCATCAGCCGCCCGCCGCTGCGGGAGGCGCTGCGGACGCTGGAGCGCGAGGGTCTGGTGCGCCAGGTTCCCCGCAAGGGCGTCATCGTCACGCCGCTGACGCTGCACGACATCTACGAGATCTTCACGCTGCGCGCGGAGTTCGAGCGGCTGGCGGTGCGCCTGGGCGTGCCGGTGCGCGAGCAGGCCAGGCTGCGGCGCTGCAGCGAGGCGCTGCGGGCGATGGGCGAGGCCGCCGACGCCGGCGACGAACCCCGCTACGCCGAGTGCGCCTTCGAGTTCCACGTCTCGATCGTCGGGCTCTCCGGCCACCGGCGGCTGGAGGACGCCTACCGGTCGCTGCAGCTGCAGATGATGCTGGCCATGGCGCTCAACCGGCGGGCCCGCCAGCCCACCGAGACCCTGAGCGAGGACATCGCCCGCCACCGGCAGCTGCTGGAGGCGGTGCGCACCGGGGACCCGGATACGGTGCTGCGGGAACTGGGCAGCCACGGCGACCGCAGCTTCCTGGAGGGCATCGAGTCCGAAGTGGAAGGCCACACCGAGGTGGCGCTGCAGTGGCTGCGGCGGCAACGCGAGAACCAGGAGACACGATGA
- a CDS encoding CaiB/BaiF CoA transferase family protein, producing MTGPSAPLHGVRVLEIGAFMAAPFATMQLADLGADVVKIENPEGGDPVRQTGPFLDGHSSPFARLNRNKRSVAVDLKTEQGKDVLRRLLAETDVLVENLRPGALTRLGFGYPEARQINPGLVYVSASGWGQDGPLAAQPGLDIMAQARSGLMSITGTPDGTPTKVGVPMCDLVCALYGAMAAVAALRAREHTGQGQHIDVNLLESGVSFAVWEAGTYFATGEVGAPLGSAHQTTAPYQAVRSSDGWVTIGATTPKTWPAFCHALGLDELLEDSRYTNAFDRQRHRDTLIPAIEATTGTRSTESLVKVLVEAGVPCAPIATMDQVFGDEHLNQRDFFWDAPHPDLGGVRQIGSPMRFSATPVRRGAAGPVLGADTADVLGEAGFDSEDIDRLRRAGVIGH from the coding sequence ATGACTGGTCCTTCTGCCCCACTGCACGGCGTGCGCGTGCTGGAGATCGGGGCGTTCATGGCGGCCCCCTTCGCCACGATGCAGCTGGCCGATCTCGGGGCCGACGTCGTCAAGATCGAGAACCCCGAGGGCGGTGACCCGGTGCGCCAGACCGGCCCGTTCCTCGACGGCCACTCCTCCCCGTTCGCCCGGCTCAACCGCAACAAGCGCTCGGTGGCGGTGGACCTCAAGACCGAGCAGGGCAAGGACGTGCTGCGGCGGCTGCTGGCCGAGACCGACGTGCTGGTGGAGAACCTGCGCCCCGGCGCGCTGACGCGTCTGGGCTTCGGCTATCCCGAGGCGCGCCAGATCAACCCCGGGCTGGTCTACGTCTCGGCGTCGGGATGGGGCCAGGACGGGCCGCTGGCCGCCCAGCCCGGCCTGGACATCATGGCGCAGGCCAGATCGGGGCTGATGAGCATCACCGGCACCCCCGACGGCACGCCGACCAAGGTCGGGGTGCCGATGTGCGACCTGGTGTGCGCGCTGTACGGGGCGATGGCGGCGGTCGCGGCACTGCGGGCGCGCGAGCACACCGGGCAGGGCCAGCACATCGACGTCAACCTGCTGGAGTCCGGCGTGTCCTTCGCGGTGTGGGAGGCCGGGACCTACTTCGCCACCGGTGAGGTCGGCGCTCCGCTGGGCTCGGCGCACCAGACCACCGCGCCGTACCAGGCGGTGCGCAGCAGCGACGGCTGGGTCACCATCGGCGCCACCACGCCCAAGACCTGGCCGGCGTTCTGCCACGCGCTGGGACTGGACGAGTTGCTGGAGGACTCCCGCTACACCAACGCCTTCGACCGTCAGCGCCACCGCGACACCCTGATCCCGGCCATCGAGGCCACCACCGGCACGCGCAGCACCGAGTCGCTGGTGAAGGTGCTGGTGGAGGCCGGGGTGCCGTGCGCGCCGATCGCCACCATGGACCAGGTCTTCGGCGACGAGCACCTCAACCAGCGCGACTTCTTCTGGGACGCGCCGCATCCCGACCTCGGCGGGGTGCGCCAGATCGGCTCGCCGATGCGCTTCTCCGCCACCCCGGTCCGGCGCGGTGCGGCCGGTCCGGTGCTGGGCGCCGACACCGCCGACGTCCTCGGCGAGGCCGGTTTCGACTCAGAGGACATCGACCGGTTGCGCCGTGCGGGCGTGATCGGGCACTGA
- a CDS encoding tripartite tricarboxylate transporter substrate binding protein codes for MREFLRTAVAVSCAAALAGCAMTEEVVGAGAPRPSGDVTMVVPFAAGGGSDIAGRAMARGLEAAEPGLRITVDNRDGGAGAVGYSYFLAKAGSPDYLLATETSLISLPRSQDVAFSHRDFTPVFKLGEDYTLLVARQDSPMNTCDQAVRRSKEQRVLAGISGAAGPDAIVFELMRRREGAGFDQVPYESGGETLAGLLGGQVELASLNPSEVVGQLRAGRLKALCVFADTRYDYPELAAIPTAAEQGVEVSFAQFRGVIAAGGLDPRAREFWIAAAREYAASPGYAEYVRSEYLQPKTAFGAEFAEYLRANDALLAEVVAR; via the coding sequence ATGCGCGAGTTCTTGCGGACGGCCGTGGCCGTCTCGTGCGCGGCCGCCCTGGCCGGGTGCGCGATGACCGAGGAGGTCGTCGGCGCGGGGGCACCGCGTCCGTCGGGGGACGTGACGATGGTTGTGCCCTTCGCCGCCGGCGGCGGCAGCGACATCGCCGGGCGGGCCATGGCGCGGGGCCTGGAGGCCGCCGAGCCGGGGCTGCGCATCACGGTGGACAACCGCGACGGCGGGGCGGGCGCGGTCGGCTACTCTTACTTCCTGGCCAAGGCGGGCTCACCGGACTACCTGCTGGCCACCGAGACCTCGCTGATCTCGCTGCCCCGCAGCCAGGACGTGGCCTTCTCGCACCGCGACTTCACCCCGGTGTTCAAGCTCGGCGAGGACTACACGCTGCTGGTCGCGCGGCAGGACTCGCCGATGAACACCTGCGACCAGGCGGTGCGGCGCAGCAAGGAGCAACGGGTGCTGGCCGGGATCTCGGGTGCGGCGGGCCCGGATGCGATCGTCTTCGAGCTGATGCGGCGGCGCGAGGGCGCCGGGTTCGACCAGGTTCCCTACGAGTCCGGCGGGGAGACCCTGGCGGGGCTGCTGGGCGGACAGGTCGAGCTGGCCTCGCTCAACCCGAGCGAGGTCGTCGGTCAGCTGAGGGCGGGCCGGCTCAAGGCGCTGTGCGTCTTCGCCGACACCCGCTACGACTACCCGGAGCTGGCCGCGATCCCCACCGCCGCCGAGCAGGGCGTGGAGGTCTCCTTCGCCCAGTTCCGCGGGGTGATCGCCGCGGGCGGCCTGGACCCGCGGGCGCGGGAGTTCTGGATCGCCGCCGCCCGCGAGTACGCCGCCTCGCCCGGCTACGCCGAGTACGTGCGCTCGGAGTACCTGCAACCGAAAACGGCGTTCGGCGCGGAGTTCGCCGAGTACCTGCGCGCCAACGACGCGCTGCTGGCGGAGGTGGTGGCGCGGTGA
- a CDS encoding tripartite tricarboxylate transporter TctB family protein: protein MNPARRQEIVLYGGLVVLGVAVAVSAVGYGVVLPRGRVGPGFLPLAAGGLLAVLSALLLRQRLRAAPPPQEPEGTDQQGRDARQRQRILLRVFALLLGALLVMPVLGMVVSFGLLVLVISTWLEGRRWPQALLMSAGCAVATHLVFAVLLRVPLPTGVLGF, encoded by the coding sequence GTGAATCCGGCGCGACGACAGGAGATCGTGCTCTACGGCGGTCTGGTGGTGCTGGGCGTGGCCGTGGCGGTCAGCGCCGTGGGCTACGGCGTGGTGCTGCCCCGCGGCCGGGTCGGCCCGGGGTTCCTGCCGCTGGCGGCGGGCGGGCTGCTGGCGGTGCTTTCGGCGCTGCTGCTGCGACAACGGCTGCGCGCGGCCCCACCGCCGCAGGAGCCGGAGGGCACCGACCAGCAGGGGCGTGACGCCCGCCAGCGCCAGCGAATTCTGCTTCGGGTGTTCGCACTGCTGCTCGGCGCGCTGCTGGTGATGCCGGTGCTGGGCATGGTCGTGTCCTTCGGGCTGCTGGTGCTGGTGATCTCCACCTGGCTGGAGGGGCGGCGCTGGCCGCAGGCGCTGCTGATGAGCGCCGGGTGCGCGGTGGCCACCCACCTGGTGTTCGCGGTGCTGCTGCGGGTGCCGCTGCCCACCGGAGTGCTGGGTTTCTGA
- a CDS encoding tripartite tricarboxylate transporter permease, whose amino-acid sequence MLDNLWLGLTTAFTPQNLLWCFAGVLLGTVIGLLPGMGSSTGIAILIPLTLTVEPVTALIMLAGIYYGSQYGGTITSVLLSTPGEAASVVTTMDGYQMARQGRAGAALAIAAIGSFAAAILSLVLLAALAPPFAEFALRFGPAENLAVMVLALVTMVAFSTGSKLRAGAMACAGVLLACVGIDAGGGQARYTFGNVNLLSGIPYVEVVIGLFAVGEVLHQIHAGAAEPIRARFRDLSLRRSELRESAGAIGRGSALGFLLGCLPGAGSTLASFIAYGVEKRVSKNSARFGHGAIQGVAAPESANNAAANANFIPTLTLGIPGGATTAVLLGALTVYGLQPGPLLFAEQPELVWGLLVSFFIGNVILLVLNLPLAPVFAQLLRIPYGYLYPIILVTSFVGAFAIDNNVFSVWLVLVFGVVGYGMKRFGLPMAPLVVGVVIGALFEKALVQTSAIHDGNLLLVFTRPIAVVILALAAALVAGPAVLRRLRSPRTDEEIHV is encoded by the coding sequence GTGCTCGACAACCTGTGGCTGGGGCTGACCACCGCGTTCACCCCGCAGAACCTGCTGTGGTGCTTCGCCGGGGTGCTGCTGGGCACCGTCATCGGGCTGCTGCCGGGGATGGGCTCCAGCACCGGCATCGCGATCCTGATCCCGCTGACGCTGACCGTGGAGCCGGTGACCGCGCTGATCATGCTCGCCGGCATCTACTACGGCTCCCAGTACGGCGGCACGATCACCTCGGTGCTGCTGTCCACGCCGGGCGAGGCCGCCAGCGTGGTGACCACGATGGACGGATACCAGATGGCCCGCCAGGGCCGGGCCGGTGCGGCGCTGGCGATCGCGGCGATCGGCTCCTTCGCCGCGGCGATCCTGTCGCTGGTGCTGCTGGCCGCGCTGGCGCCGCCGTTCGCGGAGTTCGCGCTGCGCTTCGGGCCCGCCGAGAACCTGGCGGTGATGGTGCTGGCGCTGGTGACCATGGTGGCCTTCTCCACCGGGTCCAAGCTGCGCGCCGGCGCGATGGCCTGTGCGGGGGTGCTGCTGGCGTGCGTGGGCATCGACGCGGGCGGCGGGCAGGCCCGCTACACCTTCGGCAACGTCAACCTGCTCTCGGGCATCCCCTACGTCGAGGTCGTCATCGGCCTGTTCGCCGTCGGCGAGGTGCTGCACCAGATCCACGCCGGGGCCGCCGAGCCGATCCGCGCCCGCTTCCGCGACCTGTCGCTGCGCCGGTCGGAGCTGCGCGAGTCGGCCGGTGCGATCGGCCGCGGCAGCGCCCTGGGTTTCCTGCTCGGCTGCCTGCCCGGCGCCGGCTCCACCCTGGCCTCCTTCATCGCCTACGGCGTGGAGAAGCGGGTGTCGAAGAACTCCGCGCGGTTCGGTCACGGCGCCATCCAGGGCGTGGCCGCGCCCGAGAGCGCCAACAACGCCGCCGCCAACGCCAACTTCATCCCGACGCTGACCCTGGGCATCCCCGGCGGCGCCACGACCGCGGTGCTGCTGGGCGCGCTGACCGTCTACGGGTTGCAGCCGGGCCCGCTGCTGTTCGCCGAGCAGCCGGAGCTGGTGTGGGGCCTGCTGGTGTCGTTCTTCATCGGCAACGTGATCCTGCTGGTGCTCAACCTGCCTTTGGCGCCGGTGTTCGCCCAGCTGCTGCGCATCCCCTACGGCTACCTGTACCCGATCATCCTGGTCACCAGCTTCGTGGGCGCCTTCGCCATCGACAACAACGTCTTCAGCGTGTGGCTGGTGCTGGTGTTCGGGGTCGTCGGCTACGGGATGAAGCGCTTCGGGCTGCCGATGGCGCCGCTGGTGGTCGGCGTGGTGATCGGGGCGCTGTTCGAGAAGGCGCTGGTGCAGACCTCGGCGATCCACGACGGCAACCTGCTGCTGGTGTTCACCCGGCCGATCGCGGTGGTGATCCTGGCGCTGGCCGCCGCGCTGGTGGCCGGCCCCGCCGTGCTGCGGCGCCTGCGTTCCCCGCGTACCGATGAGGAGATCCATGTCTGA
- a CDS encoding enoyl-CoA hydratase/isomerase family protein: MSDELITTRQGPALHVLFNRPAQRNALTWTMYDGLVEACERADADEQVRVLVLRGAGDEAFVAGTDIGQFSEFSSGEDGIAYERRVERVLDRLETTRVPTVAAISGYCVGGGLAVAAVCDLRVSTPTGRFGVPVARTLGNCLAMNTYSLLVHHLGPARALDVLLRARMLTAEQAHAAGFVAELTDDLDATVEAVVGLLAQHAPLTMWAAKQAARRLRLANLPDGDDLVRAVFGSEDFRHGVRSFLDKEKPRWTGR; encoded by the coding sequence ATGTCTGACGAGCTGATCACCACCCGCCAGGGCCCGGCGCTGCACGTGCTGTTCAACCGGCCCGCCCAGCGCAACGCCCTGACCTGGACGATGTACGACGGGCTGGTGGAGGCCTGCGAACGCGCCGACGCCGACGAACAGGTGCGCGTGCTGGTGCTGCGCGGTGCCGGGGACGAGGCGTTCGTCGCCGGCACCGACATCGGCCAGTTCAGCGAATTCAGCTCCGGTGAGGACGGCATCGCCTACGAGCGGCGGGTCGAGCGGGTCCTGGACCGCCTGGAGACCACGCGGGTGCCCACCGTCGCGGCGATCTCGGGCTACTGCGTGGGCGGCGGGCTGGCCGTGGCCGCGGTGTGCGACCTGCGGGTGTCCACGCCGACCGGCCGCTTCGGCGTGCCGGTGGCCCGCACGCTGGGCAACTGCCTGGCGATGAACACCTACTCCCTGCTGGTGCACCACCTCGGGCCCGCCCGCGCGCTGGACGTGCTGCTGCGCGCCCGGATGCTCACCGCCGAGCAGGCCCACGCCGCCGGGTTCGTCGCCGAACTGACCGACGACCTCGATGCGACAGTCGAGGCCGTGGTGGGTCTCCTGGCCCAGCACGCGCCGCTGACGATGTGGGCCGCCAAGCAGGCCGCGCGGCGGCTGCGCCTTGCGAACCTGCCCGACGGCGACGACCTGGTGCGCGCGGTGTTCGGCAGCGAGGACTTCCGGCACGGGGTGCGCAGCTTCCTCGACAAGGAAAAGCCCCGCTGGACCGGCCGCTGA